In Streptomyces ambofaciens ATCC 23877, a single genomic region encodes these proteins:
- a CDS encoding inorganic phosphate transporter: MESFSLILAIVVVTALAFDFTNGFHDTANAMATTISTGALKPKVAVAMSAVLNLVGAFLSVEVANTISKGLVDETGIRPEVIFAALVGAILWNLLTWLVGLPSSSSHALMGGLIGAAIASAGVGAVHGDVLVTKVLLPAIAAPLVAGIAAMLGARLTYRLGRKADGKAAAKGYRAGQIASAGLVSLAHGTNDAQKTMGIITLALVAGGALAPDSDPPMWVILSAGIAIALGTYLGGWRIIRTMGKGLTDLQPQQGFAAQTSAATVILASSHLGFSLSTTHSVSGAVMGAGLGRKGGVVRWSTATRMFVAWGLTLPAAALVAAIAEWVCGLGDWGTGLVLVFLIASSAAIWKISRREVVDHTNVIDEPEPSGVVTTAMAAVSPPPTGVTEELAAAVPAAAPDAKAPSATTTV; the protein is encoded by the coding sequence ATGGAAAGCTTCTCGCTGATCCTCGCGATTGTGGTGGTAACCGCACTCGCGTTCGATTTCACGAACGGTTTCCACGACACCGCGAACGCGATGGCAACGACCATTTCGACCGGTGCGCTCAAGCCCAAGGTGGCGGTGGCGATGTCCGCCGTCCTCAACCTTGTCGGCGCCTTCCTCTCGGTGGAGGTCGCGAACACGATCTCCAAGGGTCTCGTCGACGAGACCGGCATCCGTCCCGAGGTCATCTTCGCCGCCCTGGTCGGCGCGATCCTCTGGAACCTGCTGACCTGGCTGGTCGGGCTCCCGTCCAGTTCCTCGCACGCCCTGATGGGCGGCCTGATCGGTGCCGCCATCGCCTCGGCGGGCGTCGGCGCGGTCCACGGCGACGTGCTCGTCACCAAGGTGCTCCTCCCGGCGATCGCCGCCCCGCTCGTCGCGGGCATCGCGGCGATGCTCGGCGCGCGGCTGACGTACCGGCTCGGCCGCAAGGCCGACGGCAAGGCCGCCGCCAAGGGCTACCGTGCCGGGCAGATCGCCTCCGCCGGACTCGTCTCGCTGGCCCACGGCACCAACGACGCCCAGAAGACGATGGGCATCATCACCCTCGCCCTGGTCGCGGGCGGCGCCCTCGCCCCCGACTCCGACCCGCCCATGTGGGTCATCCTGTCCGCGGGCATCGCCATCGCGCTCGGCACCTACCTCGGCGGCTGGCGCATCATCCGCACCATGGGCAAGGGGCTGACCGACCTCCAGCCGCAGCAGGGCTTCGCGGCGCAGACCAGTGCCGCCACGGTCATCCTGGCCTCCTCCCACCTCGGCTTCTCCCTCTCCACCACGCACTCGGTCTCCGGTGCGGTGATGGGCGCGGGCCTCGGCCGCAAGGGCGGCGTGGTGCGCTGGTCCACGGCCACCCGGATGTTCGTCGCCTGGGGCCTGACCCTGCCCGCCGCGGCCCTGGTCGCCGCGATCGCCGAGTGGGTCTGCGGCCTCGGTGACTGGGGCACCGGCCTCGTCCTGGTCTTCCTGATCGCCTCCAGCGCCGCCATCTGGAAGATCTCCCGGCGCGAGGTCGTCGACCACACCAACGTGATCGACGAGCCCGAGCCGTCCGGCGTGGTGACCACGGCGATGGCCGCCGTCTCCCCGCCGCCGACCGGGGTGACCGAGGAACTGGCCGCCGCCGTCCCGGCCGCCGCGCCCGACGCCAAGGCCCCCTCGGCCACCACCACCGTCTGA
- a CDS encoding cobyric acid synthase, producing MSGGLLVAGTTSDAGKSVVTAGICRWLVRQGVKVAPFKAQNMSLNSFVTREGAEIGRAQAMQAQACRVEPTALMNPVLLKPGGERSSQVVLLGKPVGEMSARGYHGGRQRQLLGTVLDCLAELRGTYDAVICEGAGSPAEINLRRTDIVNMGIARGAGLPVVVVGDIDRGGVFASFFGTVALLSPEDQALVAGFLVNKFRGDVSLLEPGLDMLHGLTGRRTYGVLPFRHGLGIDEEDGLRVSLRGTVRESVVAPPVGEDVLRVAVCAVPLMSNFTDVDALAAEPGVVVRFVDRPEELADADLVIVPGTRGTVRALRWLRERGLADALVRRAAAGRPVLGICGGFQLLGEHIEDEVESRAGHVDGLGLLPVRVRFAREKTLTRPVGEALGEHVEGYEIHHGVAEVLGGEAFLDGCRVGPTWGTHWHGSLESDGFRRAFLREVAAAAGRRFVPAPDTSFAALREEQLDLLGDLIEHHADTDALWRLIESGAPQGLPFIPPGAPA from the coding sequence ATGAGCGGTGGCCTCCTCGTCGCCGGTACCACCTCCGACGCCGGCAAGAGCGTCGTCACCGCCGGGATCTGCCGCTGGCTGGTGCGCCAGGGCGTCAAGGTGGCGCCGTTCAAGGCGCAGAACATGTCGCTGAACTCCTTCGTGACCCGCGAGGGCGCGGAGATCGGGCGGGCGCAGGCCATGCAGGCGCAGGCGTGCCGGGTGGAGCCCACCGCGCTGATGAACCCGGTGCTGCTGAAGCCGGGCGGGGAGCGCAGCAGCCAGGTCGTGCTGCTCGGCAAGCCGGTCGGTGAGATGAGCGCCCGCGGCTACCACGGCGGGCGGCAGCGGCAGTTGCTCGGCACGGTGCTGGACTGTCTGGCCGAGCTGCGGGGCACGTATGACGCGGTGATCTGCGAGGGGGCGGGCAGTCCGGCCGAGATCAACCTGCGCCGGACCGACATCGTGAACATGGGGATCGCCCGGGGCGCCGGGCTCCCCGTCGTGGTCGTCGGCGACATCGACCGCGGCGGCGTCTTCGCCTCCTTCTTCGGCACGGTGGCCCTGCTGTCGCCCGAGGACCAGGCGCTGGTCGCCGGGTTCCTCGTCAACAAGTTCCGGGGCGACGTGTCGCTGCTGGAGCCCGGCCTGGACATGCTCCACGGGCTCACCGGGCGGCGGACGTACGGCGTGCTGCCCTTCCGGCACGGGCTCGGGATCGACGAGGAGGACGGACTGCGCGTCTCCCTGCGCGGGACGGTGCGGGAGTCCGTCGTCGCGCCGCCGGTCGGCGAGGACGTGCTGCGGGTCGCCGTCTGCGCGGTTCCGCTGATGTCCAACTTCACGGACGTGGACGCGCTGGCCGCCGAACCGGGGGTCGTGGTGCGGTTCGTGGACCGGCCGGAGGAACTCGCCGACGCCGATCTCGTGATCGTGCCGGGGACCCGCGGAACGGTCCGGGCCCTGCGGTGGCTGCGGGAGCGCGGGCTCGCGGACGCGCTCGTCCGAAGGGCCGCGGCGGGCCGCCCGGTGCTCGGGATCTGCGGTGGCTTCCAGCTGCTCGGCGAGCACATCGAGGACGAGGTCGAGTCGCGCGCCGGGCACGTGGACGGGCTCGGACTGCTGCCCGTGCGGGTGCGGTTCGCCCGCGAGAAGACCCTCACCCGGCCGGTGGGCGAGGCCCTCGGCGAGCACGTCGAGGGGTACGAGATCCACCACGGGGTCGCCGAGGTCCTGGGTGGCGAGGCCTTCCTGGACGGCTGCCGGGTCGGCCCGACCTGGGGCACGCACTGGCACGGTTCGCTGGAGTCGGACGGTTTCCGGCGGGCGTTCCTGCGCGAGGTGGCCGCCGCCGCGGGCCGCCGCTTCGTGCCGGCCCCCGACACCTCGTTCGCCGCGCTGCGCGAGGAGCAGCTCGACCTGCTCGGCGACCTGATCGAACACCACGCGGACACGGACGCGCTGTGGCGGCTCATCGAGTCCGGCGCGCCGCAAGGACTGCCCTTCATTCCACCGGGAGCACCCGCATGA
- the cobO gene encoding cob(I)yrinic acid a,c-diamide adenosyltransferase, translating to MPQGQPSVIPDDGLTTRQRRNRPLVVVHTGIGKGKSTAAFGLALRAWNQGWPIGVFQFVKSAKWKVGEENALRVLGASGEGGTVDWHKMGEGWSWVQRDAQMDNEEKAREGWEQVKRDLAAETYRLYVLDEFAYPMHWGWVDTDEVVSVLRDRPGTQHVVITGRNAPERLVDLADLVTDMSKVKHPMDAGQKGQRGIEW from the coding sequence ATGCCGCAGGGACAGCCGAGTGTGATCCCCGACGACGGACTGACGACCCGTCAGCGGCGCAATCGCCCGCTGGTCGTCGTGCACACGGGCATCGGCAAGGGCAAGTCCACCGCCGCCTTCGGGCTGGCGCTGCGCGCCTGGAACCAGGGATGGCCGATCGGGGTGTTCCAGTTCGTCAAGTCGGCCAAGTGGAAGGTCGGCGAGGAGAACGCCCTGCGCGTGCTGGGCGCCAGCGGCGAGGGCGGGACCGTCGACTGGCACAAGATGGGCGAGGGCTGGTCCTGGGTCCAGCGCGACGCGCAGATGGACAACGAGGAGAAGGCCCGGGAGGGCTGGGAGCAGGTCAAGCGGGACCTGGCGGCCGAGACGTACAGGCTGTACGTGCTGGACGAGTTCGCCTACCCCATGCACTGGGGGTGGGTCGACACCGACGAGGTGGTGTCGGTGCTGCGCGACCGGCCCGGGACCCAGCACGTCGTGATCACCGGGCGGAACGCGCCGGAGAGGCTGGTGGACCTCGCCGACCTCGTCACCGACATGTCCAAGGTCAAGCATCCGATGGACGCGGGGCAGAAGGGGCAGAGGGGCATCGAGTGGTGA
- a CDS encoding putative cobaltochelatase, which yields MSTPFPFTAVVGQDDLRLALLLNAVSPAVGGVLVRGEKGTAKSTAVRALSALMPQVDVVSGCRFSCDPDAPDPACPDGPHEPGARVSRPARMVELPVGASEDRLVGALDIERALAEGVKAFEPGLLADAHRGILYVDEVNLLHDHLVDLLLDAAAMGASYVEREGVSVRHASKFLLVGTMNPEEGELRPQLLDRFGLTVEVAASREPDQRVEVVRRRLAYDDDPAAFAARWADEEAAVRARITAARELLPSVRLGDGALRQIAATCAAFEVDGMRADIVMARTATALAAWAGRTDVLAEDVRQAALLALPHRRRRNPFDAPGLDEDKLDETLEEFGGPGESDGDGDDDPDPGPDGPGGPGGQPEPDDAPQGDGDTAARPEAGEDGEPQPRGGGAGEQSPARAAEPFRTKVLSVPGLGEGAAGRRSRARTEHGRTTGARRPRGALTKLHLAATVRAAAPHQRARGRSGPGLVVRRDDLRQATREGREGNLVLFVVDASGSMAARQRMSAVKGAVLSLLLDAYQRRDKVGLVTFRGSAADVALPPTSSVDAAAARLESLPTGGRTPLAAGLLRAHEVLRVERLRDPARRALVVVVTDGRATGGPEPVSLASRAARLFAADGVASVVVDCESGPVRLGLAGRLAGELGGTAVTLDELRADSIAGLVKDVQGSRRAA from the coding sequence GTGAGTACCCCGTTCCCGTTCACGGCCGTCGTCGGCCAGGACGACCTGCGGCTCGCGCTGCTGCTGAACGCCGTCTCCCCGGCGGTCGGCGGGGTGCTGGTGCGCGGCGAGAAGGGCACCGCCAAGTCCACGGCCGTGCGGGCGCTGTCGGCGCTGATGCCGCAGGTGGACGTCGTCTCCGGGTGCCGCTTCTCCTGCGACCCGGACGCCCCCGACCCCGCCTGCCCGGACGGCCCGCACGAGCCGGGCGCCCGCGTCTCGCGCCCGGCGCGGATGGTGGAGCTCCCCGTCGGCGCCTCCGAGGACCGGCTGGTGGGCGCCCTCGACATCGAGCGGGCGCTCGCGGAGGGCGTGAAGGCCTTCGAGCCGGGCCTGCTGGCCGACGCGCACCGCGGGATCCTCTACGTCGACGAGGTCAACCTGCTCCACGACCACCTGGTGGACCTGCTGCTGGACGCCGCCGCGATGGGCGCCTCCTACGTCGAGCGCGAGGGCGTGTCGGTGCGGCACGCCTCGAAGTTCCTGCTCGTCGGGACCATGAACCCGGAAGAGGGCGAGCTGCGGCCGCAGTTGCTCGACCGGTTCGGACTGACCGTCGAGGTCGCGGCCTCGCGCGAGCCCGACCAGCGGGTGGAGGTCGTCCGGCGCCGGCTGGCGTACGACGACGACCCGGCCGCCTTCGCCGCGCGCTGGGCCGACGAGGAGGCCGCCGTGCGGGCGCGGATCACGGCGGCGCGGGAACTGCTGCCGTCGGTGCGGCTCGGCGACGGGGCGCTCCGGCAGATCGCGGCGACCTGTGCCGCCTTCGAGGTGGACGGCATGCGGGCCGACATCGTGATGGCGCGGACGGCGACCGCGCTGGCGGCCTGGGCCGGGCGGACCGACGTGCTCGCCGAGGACGTACGGCAGGCCGCGCTGCTGGCCCTTCCGCACCGGCGGCGGCGCAACCCGTTCGACGCGCCGGGTCTCGACGAGGACAAGCTCGACGAGACGCTGGAGGAGTTCGGTGGGCCGGGCGAGAGCGACGGGGACGGCGACGACGATCCGGACCCGGGTCCGGACGGTCCCGGCGGCCCCGGAGGGCAGCCGGAGCCCGACGACGCCCCGCAGGGCGACGGCGACACCGCCGCGCGCCCCGAGGCGGGGGAGGACGGGGAACCGCAGCCCCGCGGTGGAGGCGCCGGCGAGCAGTCCCCGGCGCGTGCCGCCGAGCCCTTCCGTACGAAGGTGCTGAGCGTGCCGGGGCTGGGTGAGGGTGCCGCCGGGCGGCGTTCGCGGGCGCGGACCGAGCACGGGCGGACCACCGGGGCGCGGCGGCCCCGGGGAGCGCTGACCAAGCTGCACCTGGCGGCCACCGTGCGGGCGGCCGCCCCGCACCAGCGGGCGCGGGGCCGGAGCGGGCCCGGGCTGGTGGTGCGCCGGGACGACCTGCGGCAGGCGACCCGGGAGGGACGCGAGGGCAATCTCGTGCTGTTCGTCGTGGACGCCTCCGGGTCGATGGCGGCGCGGCAGCGGATGAGCGCCGTGAAGGGTGCCGTGCTGTCGCTGCTGCTCGACGCCTACCAGCGGCGGGACAAGGTGGGGCTGGTGACCTTCCGGGGTTCGGCCGCCGATGTCGCGCTGCCCCCGACCTCGTCGGTGGACGCGGCGGCGGCCCGGCTGGAGTCGCTGCCGACGGGCGGCCGTACGCCGCTGGCGGCCGGGCTGCTCAGGGCCCACGAGGTGCTGCGGGTCGAGCGGCTGCGGGACCCCGCGCGGCGGGCGCTGGTCGTGGTGGTGACGGACGGACGGGCCACCGGCGGTCCGGAGCCGGTCTCGCTCGCCTCGCGTGCGGCGCGGCTGTTCGCGGCCGACGGGGTCGCCTCCGTCGTCGTGGACTGCGAGTCGGGGCCGGTGCGGCTGGGGCTGGCCGGGCGGCTGGCGGGTGAGCTGGGCGGTACGGCGGTGACGCTCGACGAGCTGCGGGCGGACTCGATCGCCGGTCTGGTGAAGGACGTTCAGGGCAGCAGGAGGGCCGCGTAA
- a CDS encoding cobalamin biosynthesis protein, whose protein sequence is MRAERVFAYGAAAGLLGDLLLGDPRRGHPVAAFGRAAGAVERVLWRDHRGRGALHTGVCAGGAVALGAAAARAVRRSPAASVALTGAATWAVVGGTSLAREARSIGRALEAGDVETARARLPHLCGRDPQALDADGIARAVVESVAENTSDAVVGALVWGAVAGVPGLLGFRAVNTLDAMVGHKSARYRRYGWASARLDDLAGWPGARLTAVLATVAGGDPRGAVRAWRADAGRHPSPNAGPVEASFAGALGVRLGGTLSYGGRVEHRPVLNGAAGRAVLAGSGDIDRAVRLSRRVGWLALGVCAGARLLARRALTKGRDS, encoded by the coding sequence GTGCGCGCCGAACGCGTCTTCGCGTACGGCGCCGCCGCCGGCCTTCTCGGCGACCTCCTCCTCGGCGATCCGCGCCGCGGGCACCCGGTCGCCGCGTTCGGCCGTGCCGCCGGTGCCGTGGAACGGGTGCTGTGGCGTGACCACCGGGGCCGGGGCGCGCTGCACACCGGCGTGTGCGCCGGTGGCGCCGTCGCCCTGGGGGCCGCCGCCGCACGCGCCGTACGCCGCTCCCCCGCCGCTTCCGTCGCGCTGACCGGCGCCGCCACCTGGGCCGTCGTCGGCGGGACCTCGCTCGCCCGGGAGGCCCGCTCGATCGGGCGGGCCCTGGAGGCCGGGGACGTCGAGACGGCCCGTGCGCGGCTGCCGCACCTGTGCGGACGGGATCCGCAGGCCCTGGACGCCGACGGAATCGCCCGGGCCGTCGTCGAGTCCGTCGCCGAGAACACCTCGGACGCGGTGGTGGGCGCCCTCGTGTGGGGCGCCGTCGCCGGAGTGCCCGGGCTCCTCGGCTTCCGGGCGGTGAACACCCTGGACGCCATGGTCGGCCACAAGTCCGCCCGGTACCGGCGCTACGGCTGGGCCTCGGCCCGGCTCGACGACCTCGCGGGCTGGCCCGGCGCCCGTCTGACCGCCGTCCTGGCCACCGTGGCCGGCGGCGACCCGCGGGGCGCCGTGCGGGCGTGGCGTGCCGACGCCGGACGGCATCCGAGCCCCAACGCGGGTCCCGTGGAGGCATCGTTCGCGGGCGCCCTCGGCGTGCGGCTCGGCGGCACGCTCTCCTACGGCGGGCGGGTGGAGCACCGGCCCGTCCTCAACGGGGCGGCCGGTCGCGCCGTCCTGGCCGGTTCCGGCGACATCGACCGGGCCGTCCGGCTCTCCCGGCGCGTGGGCTGGCTGGCGCTGGGCGTGTGCGCGGGCGCGCGGCTGCTCGCCCGCCGGGCACTCACGAAGGGACGTGACTCATGA
- the cobN gene encoding cobaltochelatase subunit CobN: MSTVLLLSTADTDLLAARASDAGYRIGNPTRVDVREELPALVEGADLAVVRLLGGKRAWEDGLAALKAAGVPTVLLGGESVPDAELMAESSVPAGVVAEALRYLVEGGPDNLTQLARFLSDTVLLTGEGFDEPRKMPEYGVHGERPFTEGRPTVGVLFYRAHQLSGNTAFVDTLCDAIETHGANALPVYCGSLRGADGGLYELLGRADALVATVLAAGGTHASQASAGGDEEAWDIGALADLNVPVLQGLCLTSSKAAWEASDAALSPMDAAMQVAIPEFDGRLVTVPFSFKEQGPDDVPVYVADPERAGRVAGIAVRHAALRHKANADKRLALVFTAYPTKHSRVGNAVGLDTPASAVRVLDALREAGYSLTDYPSGGDELIHRLIEAGGHDVEWLTEDQLAAAPARVPLADYRAWFEKLDPELRDAMTEAWGEPPGSLYVDGDDIVLAALRFGNVVVMIQPPRGFGENPIAIYHDPDMPPSHHYLAAYRWLDDSFGADAIVHMGKHGTMEWLPGKGLGLSAGCAPDAVLGDLPLVYPFIVNDPGEGTQAKRRGHATVVDHLVPPMARADTYGDLAKLEQLLDEYALVSDLDPVKAPAVRAQIWTLVKAAELHHDLHVDDQPDDDAFDEFVMHIDGYLCEIKDVQIRDGLHILGGGPVGEPRVNLVLAVLRASQVWGGQANALPGLRASLAEHFGLVEKELLAEPGAPAKVPVELTGLVDGPARSAADAVDLLEQLCRRCAEGMESRDWDVTAVPALVREVLGAELPEAVAVLEFACREVVPRLARTTDEIGHILRALDGGYVPAGPSGSPTRGLVNVLPTGRNFYSVDPKAIPSRLSWEVGQSLADSLIQRYLQDTGEYPKSVGLTVWGTSAMRTQGDDIAEILALLGCRPVWDDASRRVTGFEIVPPAELGRPRVDVTVRISGFFRDAFPHVVGLIDDAVRAVAELDEPADQNYVRAHADADTAEHGDRRRATARIFGSKPGAYGAGLLPLIDARNWRSDADLAEVYAVWGGYAYGRGLDGRAARGDMETAFRRIAVAAKNVDTREHDLVDADDYFQYHGGMVAMVRHLTGTSPEAYVGDSATPDQVKTRTLGEETHRVFRARVVNPRWMAAMRRHGYKGAFEMAATVDYLFGYDATAGVVDDWMYEKLSAEYVFDPENRDFMKKSNPWALRGITERLLEAAERGLWAEPDAETLERLRATYLELEGDLEGDSEGDDQ; this comes from the coding sequence ATGAGCACTGTGTTGTTGTTGTCGACCGCCGACACGGACCTGCTGGCGGCCCGTGCCTCCGACGCCGGGTACCGGATCGGCAACCCCACCCGGGTCGACGTACGCGAGGAGCTGCCCGCGCTCGTCGAGGGCGCCGACCTCGCCGTCGTCCGGCTGCTGGGCGGCAAACGCGCCTGGGAGGACGGGCTCGCCGCGCTGAAGGCCGCCGGTGTCCCCACGGTCCTGCTGGGCGGCGAGAGCGTGCCGGACGCGGAGCTGATGGCCGAGTCGTCGGTGCCGGCCGGGGTGGTGGCGGAGGCGCTGCGCTACCTGGTCGAGGGCGGGCCCGACAACCTCACCCAGCTCGCCCGGTTCCTCTCCGACACCGTGCTGCTGACCGGCGAGGGCTTCGACGAGCCGCGGAAGATGCCGGAGTACGGCGTCCACGGGGAGCGCCCGTTCACCGAGGGCCGCCCGACGGTCGGCGTGCTCTTCTACCGCGCCCACCAGCTGAGCGGCAACACCGCCTTCGTGGACACGCTGTGCGACGCGATCGAGACGCACGGCGCCAACGCGCTGCCCGTGTACTGCGGTTCGCTGCGCGGCGCGGACGGCGGGCTGTACGAGTTGCTGGGCCGGGCCGACGCCCTGGTCGCCACCGTCCTCGCGGCCGGCGGCACGCACGCCTCCCAGGCCTCGGCGGGCGGCGACGAGGAGGCCTGGGACATCGGAGCGCTGGCCGACCTGAACGTCCCGGTGCTGCAAGGGCTCTGCCTGACCTCGTCGAAGGCCGCCTGGGAGGCCTCGGACGCCGCCCTCTCCCCCATGGACGCGGCGATGCAGGTCGCGATCCCGGAGTTCGACGGGCGGCTGGTCACCGTGCCGTTCTCCTTCAAGGAGCAGGGGCCCGACGACGTCCCCGTCTACGTCGCCGACCCCGAGCGGGCCGGGCGGGTCGCCGGCATCGCCGTGCGGCACGCCGCGCTCAGGCACAAGGCGAACGCGGACAAGAGGCTCGCCCTGGTCTTCACCGCGTACCCGACCAAGCACTCCCGCGTCGGCAACGCGGTGGGGCTGGACACGCCGGCGTCGGCGGTCCGGGTCCTGGACGCGCTGCGGGAGGCGGGGTACTCGCTCACCGACTACCCGTCCGGCGGCGACGAGTTGATCCACCGGCTGATCGAGGCGGGCGGCCACGACGTCGAGTGGCTGACGGAGGACCAGCTGGCCGCGGCGCCGGCGCGGGTGCCGCTGGCCGACTACCGGGCGTGGTTCGAGAAGCTGGACCCGGAGCTGCGGGACGCGATGACCGAGGCGTGGGGCGAGCCGCCGGGTTCGCTGTACGTCGACGGGGACGACATCGTGCTGGCGGCCCTCCGGTTCGGGAACGTCGTCGTCATGATCCAGCCGCCGCGCGGGTTCGGCGAGAACCCGATCGCGATCTACCACGACCCCGACATGCCGCCGTCCCACCACTACCTGGCGGCCTACCGGTGGCTCGACGACAGCTTCGGCGCCGACGCGATCGTGCACATGGGCAAGCACGGCACGATGGAGTGGCTGCCCGGCAAGGGCCTCGGGCTGAGCGCGGGGTGCGCGCCGGACGCCGTGCTGGGCGACCTGCCGCTGGTCTACCCGTTCATCGTCAACGACCCCGGCGAGGGCACCCAGGCCAAGCGGCGCGGCCACGCCACGGTGGTCGACCACCTCGTCCCGCCGATGGCGCGGGCCGACACCTACGGCGACCTGGCCAAGCTGGAGCAGCTGCTCGACGAGTACGCGCTCGTCTCCGACCTGGACCCGGTCAAGGCGCCGGCGGTCCGGGCGCAGATCTGGACGCTGGTGAAGGCGGCCGAACTCCACCACGACCTGCACGTGGACGACCAGCCGGACGACGACGCGTTCGACGAGTTCGTCATGCACATCGACGGCTACCTGTGCGAGATCAAGGACGTGCAGATCCGTGACGGCCTGCACATCCTCGGCGGCGGCCCGGTCGGCGAGCCGCGCGTGAACCTCGTCCTCGCGGTGCTGCGCGCCTCGCAGGTGTGGGGCGGGCAGGCGAACGCGCTGCCGGGGCTGCGGGCGTCCCTCGCCGAGCACTTCGGGCTGGTGGAGAAGGAACTGCTGGCCGAGCCGGGCGCCCCGGCGAAGGTGCCGGTGGAACTGACCGGCCTGGTGGACGGTCCGGCGCGCTCGGCCGCCGACGCGGTCGACCTGCTGGAGCAGCTGTGCCGGCGGTGCGCGGAGGGGATGGAGTCCCGGGACTGGGACGTCACGGCCGTCCCCGCCCTGGTGCGGGAGGTGCTGGGCGCGGAGCTGCCCGAGGCGGTCGCGGTCCTGGAGTTCGCCTGCCGGGAGGTCGTGCCGCGGCTGGCCCGGACGACGGACGAGATCGGGCACATCCTGCGGGCCCTGGACGGCGGTTACGTCCCGGCCGGACCGTCCGGTTCGCCGACCCGCGGACTGGTCAACGTGCTGCCGACCGGCCGGAACTTCTACTCCGTCGACCCGAAGGCGATCCCGTCCCGGCTGAGCTGGGAGGTCGGCCAGTCCCTCGCGGACTCCCTGATCCAGCGCTATCTCCAGGACACGGGTGAGTACCCGAAGTCCGTCGGCCTCACGGTGTGGGGCACGTCGGCGATGCGCACCCAGGGCGACGACATCGCCGAGATCCTCGCGCTGCTGGGCTGCCGTCCCGTCTGGGACGACGCCTCGCGCCGGGTGACCGGCTTCGAGATCGTGCCCCCGGCCGAACTGGGCCGGCCGCGCGTCGACGTCACCGTGCGCATCTCCGGTTTCTTCCGGGACGCGTTCCCGCACGTCGTGGGGTTGATCGACGACGCGGTGCGGGCGGTGGCGGAGCTGGACGAGCCCGCCGACCAGAACTACGTCCGCGCCCACGCCGACGCGGACACCGCCGAGCACGGCGACCGGCGCCGGGCCACCGCACGCATCTTCGGCTCCAAGCCGGGTGCGTACGGGGCCGGCCTGCTGCCGCTGATCGACGCCCGCAACTGGCGCTCCGACGCGGACCTCGCCGAGGTGTACGCGGTGTGGGGCGGCTACGCCTACGGGCGCGGGCTCGACGGGCGTGCGGCGCGCGGGGACATGGAGACGGCGTTCCGGCGGATCGCGGTGGCCGCGAAGAACGTGGACACCCGCGAGCACGACCTCGTGGACGCCGACGACTACTTCCAGTACCACGGCGGCATGGTCGCCATGGTGCGGCACCTGACGGGCACGAGCCCGGAGGCGTACGTCGGTGACTCCGCCACCCCCGACCAGGTGAAGACGCGGACGCTGGGCGAGGAGACGCACCGCGTCTTCCGCGCCCGCGTGGTCAACCCGCGCTGGATGGCGGCGATGCGGCGCCACGGCTACAAGGGCGCCTTCGAGATGGCGGCCACCGTGGACTACCTCTTCGGGTACGACGCCACGGCCGGGGTCGTGGACGACTGGATGTACGAGAAGCTCAGCGCCGAGTACGTCTTCGACCCGGAGAACCGGGACTTCATGAAGAAGTCCAACCCCTGGGCGCTGCGGGGCATCACCGAGCGGCTGCTGGAGGCCGCCGAGCGCGGTCTGTGGGCCGAGCCGGACGCGGAGACGCTGGAGCGGCTGCGCGCCACCTATCTGGAACTCGAAGGCGATCTCGAAGGCGACTCGGAGGGCGACGACCAGTGA
- a CDS encoding class II aldolase/adducin family protein, with amino-acid sequence MGGRAESEVAEAWEALVATARRTVADGLVVGTSGNVSVRVGDTVLVTPSGVPYDRLAPADATGVDLDGRQVLGTLVPTSELPMHLAVYRATDARAVVHTHAVHATAVSLLVPELPPVHYMTAALGGPVRVARYAAYGTDELARTMLDALTGRTGCLLQNHGTITYGASLDQAYDRTAQLEWMCRLWLTASAVPGRSPSLLTEEQLAEVAERLRGYGQRS; translated from the coding sequence ATGGGCGGACGGGCGGAATCGGAGGTGGCCGAGGCCTGGGAGGCCCTCGTCGCGACGGCCCGGCGGACGGTGGCGGACGGGCTGGTGGTCGGCACCTCCGGCAACGTCTCGGTGCGCGTCGGCGACACGGTGCTGGTCACTCCTTCGGGGGTGCCGTACGACCGTCTGGCCCCGGCCGACGCGACCGGCGTCGACCTCGACGGCCGGCAGGTCCTCGGCACGCTGGTCCCCACCAGCGAACTGCCCATGCACCTCGCCGTGTACCGGGCCACCGACGCCCGGGCCGTCGTCCACACCCACGCCGTGCACGCGACGGCGGTCTCGCTGCTCGTGCCCGAACTGCCGCCGGTCCACTACATGACCGCCGCGCTCGGCGGCCCGGTCCGGGTCGCCCGCTACGCGGCCTACGGCACCGACGAACTGGCCCGCACCATGCTCGACGCCCTCACCGGCCGCACCGGCTGCCTCCTCCAGAACCACGGCACGATCACCTACGGCGCCTCCCTGGACCAGGCCTACGACCGCACCGCCCAGCTGGAGTGGATGTGCCGCCTCTGGCTGACGGCCTCCGCGGTACCGGGCCGGTCCCCGTCCCTGCTGACCGAGGAGCAGCTCGCCGAGGTGGCGGAGCGCCTCCGGGGGTACGGCCAGCGGTCCTGA